DNA from Clarias gariepinus isolate MV-2021 ecotype Netherlands chromosome 11, CGAR_prim_01v2, whole genome shotgun sequence:
AACTCCACGCGATGGTGACACAGATTCTGCGCAATATTAGCGCAGAGTTGGTGCGCGCTAACGCTTGGAAACGACATGGCCGTTAGTAATAGCAGGTAGCTGATGGCtaacagaaagtaaaaaaaaaaaaagcacacacacacacacacacacagtcggaATCAGTGTAGGGGTATACTGTGGTCCTGTGACAGAAAGGCGTTTCTCGCTGCCTGTGGCGCGGTGGGAACACGGCAGTGATAAGGAGCGTTAACGCTGCGGGTTTGTAACAGCCTGGCTAACGACTGAGCAATGCGTGCCTGTTCAAATGTAAACATCCGGCCGCTGGTTCGCGCATGTTTGTGTCGTATGAAGCAGCTTGTTTTAACATCTCTACCGGCACCTGATTAATTCATCAATGTGTGTGTAAGCCTGATGAAGAGCTTCCTGCATTGCTGACATTTTATAAGCAGCGCCCTGTGTTTGACTTCTGCAGGGTTTCCAGACTGTAAGTTTCTTGTTGCTAGTTGCAGTTATTACTGGTTTACTTGCTGACCTTTGGCTCGCTGCAAGCTGTGTGTTAACAGTTCTGATCATTATCTTCATACAGTGGAGATAAAACGCGGACCAGAAGCCTTCAACTGCACCACCAGGATGATGAACATCTGACTGCATTCGAATGAAGTGAGCTGAGATCTTCATTATGGGTTTGCTTCACTTTGTCTTCAGCGCCTTTGGAAAATGCATTGATCTCATCTGCCTGCTTTTGGACGTCAATTACATGGTAGTGAACTCCTTGGTCCGGTTATTCGCAGCGCTCATCCATCTGATCGGCACTCTCCCCACGCTGCTCACTAATTCACTGTTGGAATGTGTGGATCTCTGTCTGTTCTGCGCAATCACCATGATGGACGGAATGACCGCCGTGACCCACAACGTGATCGGAGGCTGGATGCAGCTCCTTGGCGGATTGCTTGAAAGCTGTAAGATGATGGGCTACCTTTCCACGCATGTACTGCTGCGCACCAAAGAGCTTCTGCACCGGGGGCTGCTCTCCGGACAAGGCCTGCTGCGGCAGATCTGTGAGGGCTGCGGCATCGTGTTTAGCCTTTTGCTTTACTTCATCAACACCATCGTTAATCTCCTTCTCATTGGGACGCAGAACCTGTACGCCTTGCTGCTCGGCATGGTCGAAGCTGTAGCCAGCCCTTTACAGAAAGCCCTCGAGTTGGCCTTGACTGTCCTTACGTTCTTCTACAGCACATTGGTGGGCACCTCACTTCTGCTCTGGACACCGTGCAGACTTGCCGTGGAGTTTTTGAGCTCTCTAGGACAACTCTTGATCAGCATCTTTTTGCTGAACTCCTATGGGCTCCTGTTAACCATAGCCATAATCTTAAGTGCCGCTGTGTACCTGAATCCTGCTTTATGTCAGAGTGTAGTTCAGCGAATAACTGACTATGTTAACTTGGCGCCCGCTTTGCAACGGCTCCAGAGAACGCGACAGCGGTTGTACTTGCTGGAAAGACACTTGTGGCAGGGTATAGCCTGGGTGCACAGTCGTCTTGGGCTTTGGATGACGCTCGCAGGAAGGGGGACTATCGCAACTGAAGATGGGACAGTTCAGGATGTCAACCCGCAACGGGAAGACCCTACCGAAAGAGAAGAAACTAGGGGTGAGAATGCGGGAGACGAACCCCAGGCGCAACCGCCACCTCCACCGCCGCCACCACCACCTGCTCCTGAACTCCTAGAGCGGACACATCCCAGTTGCAGCTCACGGAAACCTCTGCGGAAAATGGCGTCAGAGGACAGCTGCAAAGCTCCTCCCACTGAGAACCTGCTCACGCTCCTTCAAGAGCAGGAGGAGAGAAAGAAGTGTGTCATATGCCAGGACAGCACCAAGACCGTTGTGCTTCTGCCATGCCGCCACTTATGCTTATGCAGAGACTGCACCAACATCTTGATGCGCCAGCCCATCTACCAGCACAACTGCCCACTGTGTCGCCACATGATCCTTCAGACTATGGATGTCTATCTTTAAACGACTGTTTCTTTAACATAACGATGAATCTCAGGTTAACGATGCACGGCTAGTTTCCTGTCGTAAGCTGCGTTAGTCAGTAAGGCTGTGTGAATATGTTGTCCATTCCACTGTGCTGAATCTTTTGCTAGAGTCAATTGTAAATACACATGAACATTcccttttatacacatacatatggTGAGGCTTGTAGCTATCGCACAGCCCTTTTTGTATGCGTTTTTCCCTCTCTAGGATTTAGCTTTTGTATTGATGCACACTAAAGTTTTATACTGGAGTGCTGAAAACTTGATTGTAAGTTTTACTCGGAGTAAGAACTGAAAGATGagcttatttaattttactgcaATCCGAAACAGTGTATGCACTATTCATTGGCCTAAATCTGAGCTCTCATTAGGCACATATTTGTGACGCTGCCATATAATGTGAATAGCTTGTTTTTGCTTGACCACTCGAATCACCAGATTTCTTTCTACAAATTTCATTTGTTAAAATGGTTTATCGATTTGCTCCGAGTACCCGTTCAGCACATCATGTTTTACTATTCCTGGAagccatttttgttttaaagggtCTTGTGTTAAAAATAGTTAATACCCAAGCTTTCTGTTAATCCACTTTAGATATCGATGTTTCGGTTTAGTGTGTTCGTTTTGTGTCCTTGGATAAATATTATCGATTTGTGCAATATGAAACTTAAACATCAAAAATCCAAAATCTTTCATGTTATTCTGTTATAAAGGATCATATTAAAGAACCACATTCCAGGAATGTTGATATGATCAATCCTGAAACAAATTATGTGCAGGTAATTGTTTCGTCagttatacataaaaaaaaaaaaattgtctgtatgtttactgtttaaatcctaaaacaacaaacaatcaAGGTAATACCATGAGCTTTAACACCGTTGTTAATCCTTGGGCTGCTCCCGGTGAGGGGTGGACCATCCCATCCGCACACAAATGGTAcgggttttacaccagatgcccttcctgatgcaaccctttcattttatccaggcttgggaccatcACTGAATTCAGTGGAATTCAGTGGCTTTAGTGTTTAttgttagcactgttgcatGGTATTCACTGCATTGTGTTTTGAGCAGATTTACCAAACAGATATTAACCAAATACAGcagtttgtcatgttttttgttttgttttgtttttaaatccacTTCAGGTTTTtgcagatttctttttaaaatgtgtccAAATTGTTATGCAGACTGAGGCCTGCTCAGAAAAAAAGATACACTGAATTA
Protein-coding regions in this window:
- the rnf26 gene encoding E3 ubiquitin-protein ligase RNF26, whose protein sequence is MGLLHFVFSAFGKCIDLICLLLDVNYMVVNSLVRLFAALIHLIGTLPTLLTNSLLECVDLCLFCAITMMDGMTAVTHNVIGGWMQLLGGLLESCKMMGYLSTHVLLRTKELLHRGLLSGQGLLRQICEGCGIVFSLLLYFINTIVNLLLIGTQNLYALLLGMVEAVASPLQKALELALTVLTFFYSTLVGTSLLLWTPCRLAVEFLSSLGQLLISIFLLNSYGLLLTIAIILSAAVYLNPALCQSVVQRITDYVNLAPALQRLQRTRQRLYLLERHLWQGIAWVHSRLGLWMTLAGRGTIATEDGTVQDVNPQREDPTEREETRGENAGDEPQAQPPPPPPPPPPAPELLERTHPSCSSRKPLRKMASEDSCKAPPTENLLTLLQEQEERKKCVICQDSTKTVVLLPCRHLCLCRDCTNILMRQPIYQHNCPLCRHMILQTMDVYL